The sequence GCATACTCCGTGTCGAAGCGGTCGAGCAGCTGGACGAGCTCGGTCCGGTACTCGGCGTCGTCGAGCAGCGCCCGCAGGATCTTGAGCGGCCAGGTGAGCGCCTCGGCCTTGATGCAGAACTCGACAACGGCCGGCACCGCGTCCTTGCCCGCATCGACGATCCCCCGGAAAGCCAGATCCTTCTCCTCTTGATCCGTGATAGAGGGGTCGATCGAGAACGTGAAGCGCCTGAGGAGAGCCGCCGCCGCATCCGCGCTCTTCATCGCGGCGAGCGACTGGATGGCGTCGAGGCGGTCGTACGTCTGAGCGCGCTTGTCCGCGACGACCTTCGCAGGCCCGGCCACCTTCTTGTCGGAGGGGACGCCCCCGGCAGGGGGATTGCTTTTGCGGAGAAAATCGAAAATACCCAACGCTGACCTCTGGTGGCTGTCCCCGCCGCCCGGTCCGAGCTACCCGGCGATCGTCACCGGATCTATAGCGGGGCGCATCTTCGTGCGCTACGGACTCATCCGCGTCGTTCGGCTCGCTGCAGCGTGCTCTCGCCCGCCTCACGCGCCTGCCTAGCGGCTGAGCCCGTATCACATGAATCCGCGCCCCGCTAGAGTGGCTCGCGGCAGAGGGTGCTTCCCGCCTGAGCTACCCCGGGCGAACCGGCTCGGTCACCGCGAGCCGGCGCAGCCGTCTACTCCGTCGTCTTGATGCCGGTGGGGAACTGAATACTCAGGCTCACGGTGACCATGCTCGTGAAGTGGAATTCGCGGTCCTTGTCGTCCACCTTGCGGTCGGGGAACGCCTCGTCCGTTCCGAGCCCGTGGTTGTCGAAGCCCGAAGTATTCCATGCGAACGGCAGGGCGCGCCACTCCGCGCCGAAGCCGATGAAGTCCGACGGGTAGAAGTTCCAGCCGAGGCCGAACGTCGGTGCGAAGGCCATGCGGCTCTCGAGTCCGAAGGTCTCCGCGCAGGCGTTCTGGTTGGTCGTGCCGCACTCCTTGCGCTCCTTCACGCCGATCGCCGCGGCTCCAGCGAA is a genomic window of Sorangium aterium containing:
- a CDS encoding HEAT repeat domain-containing protein, with the translated sequence MGIFDFLRKSNPPAGGVPSDKKVAGPAKVVADKRAQTYDRLDAIQSLAAMKSADAAAALLRRFTFSIDPSITDQEEKDLAFRGIVDAGKDAVPAVVEFCIKAEALTWPLKILRALLDDAEYRTELVQLLDRFDTEYARNVEPKQQLIMALGDIKGDDVRVAVERFLDDVNETVRFHAVQTIFSQGDEASVPALVKMLATEESVRVKNKVAEGLMTRGWTVPAELRSSASQALQDSNGFSVGSDGKLRKGAGYS